The nucleotide sequence TAGTCATGTACGAGCCCTTTGAATCAACTTGATCACACAAGAAAATACTCTCAAAAATCATCTCGGCTTCTTCATCGCCTGAGATGAGCTCAATCTCAACTTCTATTTGTGATTTCACTAAGTCAATTAACTCTTGACCATTTTCTGCTTCACGCATTGCAGAAGTCGCTACTAGGCGATAATCCGTAACTTCATGAATCATACACAAGTGCTTGAAAGCATGGGCCATGCTCAAGACCTTACTCACTTTGGATAATGAAATCTTACCATCTTTAAATACGTCTTCTCCCAAACGAATCGGCAAACGTAAATAAGAAAGCTTTTTCATCAGGATTTCATCTCCATGAATCTGGTCTATGCCGTAGAAAGTACTTCTTATTGCATTTGAACCTATATCAACTACCGCCACTTTCATCTTATGCTTCTTCTCGGCGAATCATGATATATTTCGACCAGAAATCTACGCTTTCTTGATAAGCTCTACGATCAATAGTCACTCCCGACCCCCCTTCTTCTACGCCTAAAGCATTGCGCATTGCTGTTATAGGTCTCATGGGTTCTACTTCTTTAGTCGCGGCCCCATTGATCGATACTATTGCCCAATCCGCATCAACTTTATCACCTTCTTTTTCCATCTGTTCTTTGGAGTACAAAATCAAATGAATCCACTCAGCTTTACCTGCAGGAATGCCACTTACCCAATCAACGAGTACAGCGACTTCCTTGTCATTACGAGTCTCATAGGCACAATGAAGTTTGGCCCCTATTTCTTCGGCTAATGCTCTCTCAATAGTTAAACTTTCCAAGTCTGGAAAAATATAGTTCCCTGATTCATCGCGATTTTTTAAAACCGCTATGCAACAAAAATCAGCATAACCTGGAATGATTTCATAAGGATTTTTAGCTAAAAAAATCATTTTTCCTACCATACTTTCATTTACTCGCGTCCCGTAAAAGTCTGATTTGTACTGCCTTTTCGTAAATTCACACATTTCAATATTCATCTTTTTGACCTTTTTTATTCTCTTTTGCCAGTTTATATTGTCTCTTGTTTTTCAAACTACATACTTAGGGAGTTTTTTCACATCATGGACAAAGCTAAACTTAAAAATTTCGGTGGGAGTCGACAATTTGTCATCGAGTGTGCCGAAGATATTGCCTTACTTCAAGAATTACACGAAGCTTTTTGGATGTGCACAAGCGCCCCTAGTCAGCACTTAAATTTTCCTAGTAGTATTAAAGACCTCCTAGATCGTAATAAATCAGGACGCATTTTTTCTGAAGATATAATTCATTTTTCAAAACATATCCTCAGTCACTATAACTCTCTCGAAGCCTTTGATCAAAAAAGTGATCAACTCGATTTTGCACATCTCAAAGACGACAAAAAAAACTTGGTCGAATGTGCAGAAGAAGTATGTAAAAATCTCAATTTAAGTAATCCCCAACTCATCAAACTTAAAGATCTCGAAAACGACAAACTGCTACTGTCTAGAGGCATACGTAATGGCGACGGGGTCATTCCCCCGGAAGATTTAGATGATAAGACACTACGCGAAACAGCACTACTCATCGTCAAAACTTGTGAGAATTCACTAGATTTATCTGGACGTAATGGCTTTGATCAAAAAGCCTTAGATACTTTTCATCAACAAGTCATCGATTATCTCAACTGGATTGATGAAGGCGAACAACACGAACTAAGTTTCAAAGATCATATTGATGAAATATGGGATCTCTACACTCAACTTCACGACCAAATCGATCACTTCTTCCAAGCTCGTAAAGCCTTAGAGTTTTGCGCCTCGATGGACCACGAACTGACTCACTCCACCATCAGTAGTGATAATTTTGAAAATCGTAGCAAAGTTACCAAAGAACTACAGAGCCTTCCTCTGAGTCCCATAAAAAAACAAAAATCACTTCGACCCGGCAATCCCTTAAATCCACTTTATGAAAGCTTGTTCCAAAAATTCTTTAATGATTATTTACATAAAATTTTAGGACGACCAGTAACTGAACTCAATGAAGAAACTTGGGATGAAACTAAAAAGGCTTTAGACACTTACTCGAAATGGATGAGCAAACGACCTGAAGGTGACATTAGTCATTTAAATGAAGTTTTACTAAGAGATTATCTAGATAAGGATCATTTTGAGACTCTTAGCCAGATAATCCAAGAAGACCTGGTCTTAGGCGAAAAACTTCGCCTCCGGAATCAACTCAAAGAATTAATCATCTTACAACAATACTTTGTTGATTTCTGCAATAATTTCGTCAATTATAAATACTTTTATATCCCGAAGAAACGCGCCGCTTTTGAAGCAGGCACGCTGATCTTAGATGGTCGGGTCTTTGACCTCACCATCCCCGTAGACAAAGTTGATGAACACAGTAAAGTCGCTAAGAGCTCAGGTATGTTTTGTATTTATTTAAAAATAAACAAAAAAAATGAGCATGAACCACAGTATATATGCGCACCTGTCTGCGCTCTTCGCAATAAAATAAACACCGTTGGCAAACGAGGTATTTTAATCACTGTCAATGGCGAACATCGCGATGCTCAAATCGTCAAAATTATCGATACTCCCGTAAGCCTTATTGACTCCATGGTCAATCCATTCAGAAAAATTTCAAACCTCATTGTCAGCTCCATTGAGAAGATTAGTTCCAGCTCTGAAAAAAACCTAGAAAAACAAGTCAATTCGAGCACTTCAAACCTACAAAAAGAGCTTAATTCAAGCCCTACAAAAAATAGTAGCACGAATGCTAACTCTTCTCGTGATCTGATTTTTACTTTTGCCGCACTGGGCTCATCTTTCACTTATATTATTGCCAAGCTTTCATCTTTTAATATTTCTGATGTCTTAAATGGACTCTTCAATGCTTTACTCATCATCCTGATTCCTACGTTCATTATAAGCTTAATCAAACTTAGCAAACGAAATCTAAGCAGTATTATCGAAGCCTCAGGTTTTGCTCTAAATCATCCCTTAAGGTTAAGTAAAGAACTCTCAAAAGCCTTTGCGTACCGCCGCGAAATCAATCCAGAGCTCTTTGATCACGATAAAATTAAAATATCAGAAGCTCTTAACCGTAAACTTTAAACAAAAGTAGCGTTCCTCTGTTAAGATCGAGCTCTATTTTGTAGTTTATCTGAAATACGCATGAAAGGTTTCTCCTTTTATTGAGAATAAACCTGAAGCTATCAATTATACTTAAGGAACCACACACATGAAAAAAATTCTTTCACTGATATTTTTTGCACTTGTACTCAATGCAACTGAGAAGCCAAATATAATCTATATCCTTGCTGATGATTTAGGCTATGGTGACTTGGGTTGCTATGGACAAAAAGTCATCCAAACACCCCACTTAGACAAAATGGCCGCCAATGGCTTGCGCTTTACGCAACATTATTCAGGAAGCACTGTATGTGGCCCTTCTCGTAGCTGTTTATTAGAAGGAAAACATTCCGGTAATACTTACGTTCGTGGTAATGGTCACCTGCAAATGCGTCCCGACCCCAACGACCTTATTTTTCCAAAAGCTCTCCAAAAAGCTGGCTATCACACCGCTATGATCGGTAAATCGGGAATGGGCTGTAATACCGATGACGCGAGCCTCACTTACAAAAAGGATTTGATTACTTTTTTGGCTTCACTTCTCATACACAAGCCCATTGGTATTTTCCTACTTATTTATGGCGCAATGACGGCGAAGTCACTAAAGTTGAATACCCAAACAACACCTTACACGAGGGCGATAACTATAGCTCAGAAGTAGTCATGAACGAAGCTCTCAACTATGTGGAAGAACACAAGGATAGTCCCTTTTTTCTTCATTTAGCTTTTCAAATACCCCATGCTAGCCTTCGCGCTAAAGAAGAATGGAAAGCCAAGTACCGCCCCATTTTAAAGGAAAAACTCTTGCCCGAAAAAAAGCACCCTCATTACTCATACGACAGAGAACCGAAAACAACATTTGCCGCCATGATTTCTTACATGGATTACAACGTCGGTTTACTCATTAAAAAACTTGAAGATCTAGGCATTGCAGAAAACACTCTCATCATGTTTGCTAGTGATAATGGAGCCATGCAAGAAGGTGGACATAAACGTGACAGCTTTGATTCCAACGGTATTCTTCGCGGCGGCAAGCGCGATATGTATGAAGGAGGTGTTCGCACTCCCATGATTGCCTACTGGCCAGGAAAGATAACCGCAGGTCGTACTACTGATCATATTTCAGCTTTTTGGGATATATCTCCCACTCTTCGTGAACTTGCTGGTGCTGAAGTCCAAGCTGACACCGATGGCATCTCCATGGTCCCTACTCTTTTTAACAATGCAGAACAAAAACAACACGACTACCTCTACTGGGAATTTTTTGAACAAGGTGGCAAGCGCGCCATTCGTATGGGAAAATGGAAACTCATTCTCTATAAAACTAATACTGACCTCAACCCAAAAATTGAGCTCTTTGATCTAGAGACAGATATTTCTGAAAATAAAGACTTATCCAAACAATTCCCGGAAAAAGTTTCGGCATTAATCAAAATAATGAATAAAGCTCATACTCCTGCCGAAAACAAAGCCTTCAAATTTGCCTTTGAGCGTAGCTCACAAGAACTCGAGCGTCTGGAAAAACCAAAAAAGAAGAAAAAAACGAAAAAACGTTGATTTTTCGTTCTCATTTCGGTTCACTCGATCGTGTGAACTCAATGACTTCACTTAGAACTTAAATATTGTCTTTCTCGAAAAGCTTTCAATAAGCACTTGACTTACACGAGTAAGGCTCTTATACTTTACTCGTGTAAAGATAGCCCTGTTATCCCAGGGCTTTTTTAGAGCCCTTAACTTAACAGGTGTAAAGTATGATCTCAATGCAAGAATTAGCTGATATATGTGGTTACTCACGTGTCAGTGTTTCTGCTGCCTTAAATGGCAAAGGTGGCATCTCGGAAAAGGCTCGTGAAAAAATACTAGGCTTGGCTAAAGAACATAACTATACGCCAAATAAAATGGCTCATGCTCTCAAAGGCTTACCCTCTCAGTTAATAGGCATGCTCATTCGCGATCTCAGCAACCCCTTCTACACTCAAATGATTAAAATTATTGATGACCACTTGCACAAAGAGGGCTATAGCCTAATTGTCCTCAACTCAATGGCCGATGCTGAACGTGAACGCAAGGCAATACAAACTTTGTATTCTTATAATGTTGATGGCTTATTTATTGCGCCATTCGCGAAAGAAAAAAACAGCGACAGAATCGATTCATTGATTA is from Lentisphaera profundi and encodes:
- a CDS encoding DUF3228 family protein; translated protein: MNIEMCEFTKRQYKSDFYGTRVNESMVGKMIFLAKNPYEIIPGYADFCCIAVLKNRDESGNYIFPDLESLTIERALAEEIGAKLHCAYETRNDKEVAVLVDWVSGIPAGKAEWIHLILYSKEQMEKEGDKVDADWAIVSINGAATKEVEPMRPITAMRNALGVEEGGSGVTIDRRAYQESVDFWSKYIMIRREEA
- a CDS encoding sulfatase-like hydrolase/transferase — translated: MKKILSLIFFALVLNATEKPNIIYILADDLGYGDLGCYGQKVIQTPHLDKMAANGLRFTQHYSGSTVCGPSRSCLLEGKHSGNTYVRGNGHLQMRPDPNDLIFPKALQKAGYHTAMIGKSGMGCNTDDASLTYKKDLITFLASLLIHKPIGIFLLIYGAMTAKSLKLNTQTTPYTRAITIAQK